A genomic region of Dreissena polymorpha isolate Duluth1 chromosome 4, UMN_Dpol_1.0, whole genome shotgun sequence contains the following coding sequences:
- the LOC127876407 gene encoding neuronal acetylcholine receptor subunit alpha-9-like isoform X2, translated as MPCVSIWRPDIVLYNSADDHNSGYMQALAMVHSDGRVFWPPIVKYRSTCNIDITYFPFDDQICKLKLGSWAYDGLQVEIFPKENPVDLTNFVKNGEWDLIKVWSIRNQITYPCCPEHFPDVTFYIHIRRRTLYYTYNIIMPCVMLSMLTLAGFWMKPEGGEKVTLGLTVLLAFSVFMLLIAENMPATSSFMPLIGIYLTTIMSMTSLSVILAVLTSNINQRGRNQLPVPRVLSCVLTFLGKIMCMEVLFIRPKQRNSDNLNSQSKSKMDHRLHRYCGDRQHQFMRNTDSGCLIDYENGTSNSQSRTVCSRDTQIVHQPGSRENDDTNKDLTVILKKLDALIEKEDEREEGEFLIKQWVEVAEIADRFFFWIFVFGIGFGSLFILVIYPLYKNAETIGDSL; from the exons ATGCCCTGCGTCAGTATATGGAGACCGGACATAGTGCTATACAATAG TGCCGATGACCACAACAGTGGGTACATGCAAGCCTTAGCAATGGTTCATAGCGACGGACGCGTGTTCTGGCCCCCTATCGTGAAATACAGGAGTACATGCAACATTGACATCACATACTTTCCGTTTGATGATCAGATTTGCAAGTTAAAACTTGGATCATGGGCATACGATGGATTGCAG GTTGAGATCTTTCCCAAGGAAAACCCAGTAGATCTGACTAATTTTGTAAAAAACGGTGAATGGGATCTGATCAAAGTGTGGTCTATCCGAAATCAGATAACATACCCATGTTGTCCGGAACACTTTCCTGATGTCACGTTCTACATACACATTCGTCGCCGAACCCTATACTACACTTACAACATTATCATGCCGTGCGTCATGCTGTCAATGTTAACACTAGCTGGGTTCTGGATGAAACCGGAGGGTGGTGAAAAAGTTACCCTGGGCCTAACGGTTCTACTGGCCTTTTCGGTGTTCATGCTCCTGATTGCCGAAAATATGCCAGCCACATCTAGCTTTATGCCTCTTATAG GTATTTATCTTACAACGATTATGTCCATGACATCGCTCTCTGTGATACTAGCTGTTTTGACCTCAAACATCAACCAGAGGGGTCGAAACCAACTTCCGGTCCCAAGAGTGTTATCATGTGTGCTTACTTTTCTGGGAAAAATAATGTGCATGGAGGTGTTATTTATTCGCCCTAAACAACGAAATTCAGACAACTTAAACAGCCAGTCGAAGAGCAAAATGGACCATCGTTTGCATCGTTACTGTGGAGACCGGCAACATCAGTTCATGAGAAACACCGATTCAGGATGTTTAATTGACTACGAAAACGGGACTTCGAATTCGCAGAGCAGAACTGTTTGTTCACGTGATACCCAGATCGTTCATCAGCCCGGTAGTCGCGAAAATGACGACACCAACAAGGACTTGACGGTTATCCTGAAGAAACTTGACGCACTCATCGAAAAGGAAGATGAACGTGAGGAAGGGgaatttttaattaaacaatggGTTGAAGTTGCAGAGATTGCTGACAGATTTTTCTTCTGGATTTTCGTATTCGGTATTGGCTTTGGAAGTTTGTTTATCTTGGTGATATATCCTTTATATAAAAACGCTGAAACAATAGGCGATTCTTTGTAA
- the LOC127876407 gene encoding neuronal acetylcholine receptor subunit alpha-10-like isoform X1 produces the protein MEQVFPRPIITFIFALICLFGKKTEAATNRTNETTDEQRLYTYLLQNYDSNTRPVFNAAQPVNVTIGISLTQIFDVDERNQVIETSIWLDQGWRDEKFIWDPEEYNGLKVLRMPCVSIWRPDIVLYNSADDHNSGYMQALAMVHSDGRVFWPPIVKYRSTCNIDITYFPFDDQICKLKLGSWAYDGLQVEIFPKENPVDLTNFVKNGEWDLIKVWSIRNQITYPCCPEHFPDVTFYIHIRRRTLYYTYNIIMPCVMLSMLTLAGFWMKPEGGEKVTLGLTVLLAFSVFMLLIAENMPATSSFMPLIGIYLTTIMSMTSLSVILAVLTSNINQRGRNQLPVPRVLSCVLTFLGKIMCMEVLFIRPKQRNSDNLNSQSKSKMDHRLHRYCGDRQHQFMRNTDSGCLIDYENGTSNSQSRTVCSRDTQIVHQPGSRENDDTNKDLTVILKKLDALIEKEDEREEGEFLIKQWVEVAEIADRFFFWIFVFGIGFGSLFILVIYPLYKNAETIGDSL, from the exons ATGGAACAAGTTTTTCCTCGCCCAAtcataacatttatatttgcTTTAATATGCTTGTTTGGAAAGAAAACAG AGGCTGCAACAAATCGCACAAATGAAACGACCGACGAACAGCGATTGTACACGTACCTCTTACAAAACTACGATTCTAATACCCGTCCAGTGTTTAACGCAGCACAGCCCGTCAATGTGACTATTGGCATATCTCTGACACAGATATTTGATGTG GATGAAAGAAACCAAGTGATTGAGACCAGCATTTGGCTTGATCAG GGTTGGAGAGATGAAAAGTTTATATGGGATCCTGAGGAGTATAACGGACTGAAAGTGTTAAGAATGCCCTGCGTCAGTATATGGAGACCGGACATAGTGCTATACAATAG TGCCGATGACCACAACAGTGGGTACATGCAAGCCTTAGCAATGGTTCATAGCGACGGACGCGTGTTCTGGCCCCCTATCGTGAAATACAGGAGTACATGCAACATTGACATCACATACTTTCCGTTTGATGATCAGATTTGCAAGTTAAAACTTGGATCATGGGCATACGATGGATTGCAG GTTGAGATCTTTCCCAAGGAAAACCCAGTAGATCTGACTAATTTTGTAAAAAACGGTGAATGGGATCTGATCAAAGTGTGGTCTATCCGAAATCAGATAACATACCCATGTTGTCCGGAACACTTTCCTGATGTCACGTTCTACATACACATTCGTCGCCGAACCCTATACTACACTTACAACATTATCATGCCGTGCGTCATGCTGTCAATGTTAACACTAGCTGGGTTCTGGATGAAACCGGAGGGTGGTGAAAAAGTTACCCTGGGCCTAACGGTTCTACTGGCCTTTTCGGTGTTCATGCTCCTGATTGCCGAAAATATGCCAGCCACATCTAGCTTTATGCCTCTTATAG GTATTTATCTTACAACGATTATGTCCATGACATCGCTCTCTGTGATACTAGCTGTTTTGACCTCAAACATCAACCAGAGGGGTCGAAACCAACTTCCGGTCCCAAGAGTGTTATCATGTGTGCTTACTTTTCTGGGAAAAATAATGTGCATGGAGGTGTTATTTATTCGCCCTAAACAACGAAATTCAGACAACTTAAACAGCCAGTCGAAGAGCAAAATGGACCATCGTTTGCATCGTTACTGTGGAGACCGGCAACATCAGTTCATGAGAAACACCGATTCAGGATGTTTAATTGACTACGAAAACGGGACTTCGAATTCGCAGAGCAGAACTGTTTGTTCACGTGATACCCAGATCGTTCATCAGCCCGGTAGTCGCGAAAATGACGACACCAACAAGGACTTGACGGTTATCCTGAAGAAACTTGACGCACTCATCGAAAAGGAAGATGAACGTGAGGAAGGGgaatttttaattaaacaatggGTTGAAGTTGCAGAGATTGCTGACAGATTTTTCTTCTGGATTTTCGTATTCGGTATTGGCTTTGGAAGTTTGTTTATCTTGGTGATATATCCTTTATATAAAAACGCTGAAACAATAGGCGATTCTTTGTAA